The Phocoena phocoena chromosome 4, mPhoPho1.1, whole genome shotgun sequence genome contains a region encoding:
- the LOC136122595 gene encoding double homeobox protein 4-like protein 4 produces MDSSSSSGTYSTSRGHLSRPSRRRRLVLSLSQKDTLQALFQQNPYPGITTREWLARELDIPESRIQVWFQNQRRRRLKQSRLLSENAFKGGQSQPLRPPPPEASTRGSMGRQARRKRTFISPSQTRVLVQAFERDRFPSIAAREELAHQTGIPEPRIQIWFQNRRARHPKQSASGPVNALAKGPDATSAVTALSDQSPRPTVHRSSHRYPPSHAPDSMKCFAAATPVFSPSFLVPETSYGFCVGQPLMFIMPQPSLAALQRCQNPQPLQATVPWGEVSHALITCGQPAQGYIWPPAPSETHFWQQQASSGEETSPQLDQQPQYSAFPGSSSFLDELLSDVDILDTSGPFLNVDTEEEELAATLEAPLSEEEFKALLDILPGSPVSQV; encoded by the exons ATGGATTCGTCCAGCTCATCCGGCACATACAGCACCTCCAGAG GCCATCTCTCAAGACCATCGCGAAGGAGGAGGCTTGTTCTGAGTCTGAGTCAGAAGGACACCCTGCAAGCACTCTTTCAACAGAACCCCTATCCCGGGATAACGACCAGAGAATGGCTGGCACGAGAACTGGACATTCCAGAAAGCAGAATTCAG GTTTGGTTTCAAAACCAACGAAGAAGACGCCTAAAGCAGAGCCGATTGCTGTCGGAGAATGCCTTCAAAGGAGGGCAGTCACAGCCGCTGCGGCCCCCACCACCTGAGGCTTCGACTCGAG gaAGCATGGGAAGACAGGCCAGGCGAAAGAGGACTTTCATCTCTCCTTCTCAAACAAGGGTTCTTGTGCAAGCCTTTGAGAGGGATCGATTTCCATCTATTGCTGCCAGGGAAGAATTGGCTCACCAGACAGGAATTCCCGAACCTCGAATCCAG ATATGGTTCCAGAACCGAAGAGCTCGGCACCCAAAGCAGAGCGCTAGTGGGCCTGTGAATGCCTTAGCCAAAGGCCCTGATGCCACATCAGCCGTGACTGCCCTGTCGGACCAAAGTCCCCGGCCCACTGTCCATAGAAGCTCTCACCGTTATCCTCCCTCTCATGCACCTGATAGCATGAAATGCTTTGCTGCAGCCACTCCTGttttctccccctcctttcttGTGCCAGAGACTTCCTATGGGTTCTGTGTGGGCCAGCCGTTGATGTTCATCatgccccagcccagcctggcagCCCTTCAGAGATGCCAGAACCCGCAGCCTCTTCAGGCCACGGTTCCGTGGGGCGAAGTGTCACATGCTCTCATCACCTGTGGGCAGCCTGCCCAGGGGTACATCTGGCCACCTGCACCATCAGAGACACACTTCTGGCAGCAGCAGGCAAGCTCAGGTGAAGAGACATCTCCCCAGCTGGATCAACAGCCCCAGTATTCAGCCTTTCCAGGCTCCTCAAGCTTCCTGGACGAACTGTTGTCAGACGTGGACATTCTGGACACGTCCGGCCCTTTTCTCAATGTggacacagaggaagaggaacTTGCAGCAACCCTGGAAGCCCCCCTCAGCGAGGAAGAATTCAAGGCCCTGCTTGACATACTGCCAGGCTCCCCAGTGTCACAGGTTTAG